Part of the Streptomyces sp. WMMC500 genome is shown below.
GTCGAGCAGAACGCCCAGGCCGCGCTCTCCATCGCCGACCACGGCCACGTCATGGAGGTCGGCAAGATCGTCCTGTCGGGCACCGGAGAGGAACTGCTGCACGACGAGTCCGTGCGCAAGGCCTACCTCGGCGAAGACTGAGAACCCGCCCGCAACCAGAGCGGCCCGCGCCCCGGGGAGGGGGGCACGGGCCGCTCAAGCGGTTCACGGAGGCCGTACGGAAACGCCTCCGCTGGTTCCCGCTAGCCCTGCTTCTTCTTCGCCTTCTTCTCCGCGTCGTCCTCGATCACAGCCTCGGCCACCTGCTGCATCGACAGCCGGCGGTCCATCGACGTCTTCTGGATCCACCGGAACGCCGCCGGCTCCGACAGCCCGTACTCCGTCTGCAGGACGCTCTTCGCCCGGTCCACCAGCTTCCGCGTCTCCAGCCGCTGCGTGAGGTCGACGACCTCCTTCTCCAGCGTCTTCAGCTCCGTGTAACGCGAGACGGCCATCTCGATGGCGGGCACCACATCACCCTTGCTGAACGGCTTCACCAGATACGCCATGGCCCCCGCGTCCCGCGCCCGCTCGACCAGCTCGCGCTGGGAGAACGCGGTGAGCATGAGCACCGGGGCGATGGAGTCGGCGGCGATCTGCTCGGCGGCGGAGATCCCGTCGAGCACGGGCATCTTCACATCCATGATCACCAGATCCGGCTGATGCTCCCGCGCCAACCGCACCGCGGTCTCCCCGTCCCCCGCCTCGCCGACGACGGTGTACCCCTCCTCCTCCAGCATCTCCTTGAGATCGAGCCGGATGAGGGCCTCGTCCTCGGCGATGACGACCCGGGTGGTCTGCGGCGGCACGTGCTCGTCGCCTCCGGCGCTGGCGGCGGCGATGTCCTCCGGGGGTTCGGGGGTCTCGGGGGCGCTCACGGTGCTCCTCGGGGTGTTACTGACTGGGAGTGGGCACCCACGAGGGTACCTATCTCCTGTATGTTTGAGCGCCGGAGGGGTTAGACTCACCTTCGGATCGCAGGAGCTCCGGTAGTCCAATCGGCAGAGACGATACCCTCAAAAGGTATTCAGTGTGGGTTCGAGTCCCACCCGGGGCACTCGCCTTTGAATTCAAGGCTGTCGCCCGCTGTGGATCTTCACGCATTCCGGTGATCGGCTGGGATTTTCTCCCCATCCGGCTCGTTCTTCGGACAGTCTCGCTTGCGTGTACGACCTTGACACGCGCAAGCGGGCACTCTCTCTGGTCGCCGGGGGCCGAAGCATGAACTCCGTGAGCAAGGAGATGGGCATATCGCGGGCCGCGATCCGTGACTGGAAGGTGCGGATCGAGCCGCTCCCCTCAGTGGCGAAGCGAGGTGAGTGTGTGCGCTGCCGCCCGGTGCCGGGCATGCCGACGGATCCTGAGGCGTACGCCTACCTCCTGGGGTTATACCTGGGTGACGGATGCGTCAGCCGCCAGCCGCGCGGCAACTACTCGCTGCGCATTGCCTGCGCTGACGCGTGGCCAGGGCTCATCGACGCCTGCGCCGACGCCATCCGTGCGGTCCGGCCGGAGAACAAGGTCTGCCGTGTGCAACAGCAAGGGTGCGTGTCGGTGACCAGTTACAGCATCCACTGGCCGTGCTTGTTCCCGCAGCACGGCCCCGGGCCCAAGCACGGGCGGCCGATCACTTTGGAGACTTGGCAGCAGCACATCGTCGGCGCATACCCGTGGCCGTTCATCCGCGGTCTGATCCATTCCGACGGGTGCCGGATCACCAACTGGACTGTGCGCCCTGTCAGGGGTGTGCCGAAGCGCTATGAGTACCCCCGCTACTTTTTCACCAACCGTTCCGCCGACATCGTCCGGCTGTTCTGCGCCGCACTTGACCAGGTGGGCGTCGAATGGAAGCCCGCCCGCCAGAACCGCCTGGCGAAGAACATCTCCGTCGCCAAGCGCGCCTCCGTCGTCCTCATGGACGCCCACGTCGGGCCGAAGTACTGACCCCGACCCCGCCTCCAAACCCCGGTGTCCTAGGGGTGTCCGAGGGGTGTGCGGGGGCGGTTACCGTTCATCCACAGGCGGTAGAACGCGGCATCAACTTGACGTATGGTCGCGAGCATTGCTGTGCGGGGGAGCCTGCAGACCTACGGAGGGGACGGGTAGGCGATGTCTGCGCCGACGCGACGACGACTGCGCAAGGGTGCGATGACCGCGGCGGTGGCCGCCGCCGCGATGGCGGCGCTCACGGCGTCGCAGGCGCCGGGGCTCTCGGCGGGGCCCGAGGCACCCGGGAAGAGCGCGCCCGACCAGGCGCCGGGGGGCGGGG
Proteins encoded:
- a CDS encoding helix-turn-helix domain-containing protein — its product is MYDLDTRKRALSLVAGGRSMNSVSKEMGISRAAIRDWKVRIEPLPSVAKRGECVRCRPVPGMPTDPEAYAYLLGLYLGDGCVSRQPRGNYSLRIACADAWPGLIDACADAIRAVRPENKVCRVQQQGCVSVTSYSIHWPCLFPQHGPGPKHGRPITLETWQQHIVGAYPWPFIRGLIHSDGCRITNWTVRPVRGVPKRYEYPRYFFTNRSADIVRLFCAALDQVGVEWKPARQNRLAKNISVAKRASVVLMDAHVGPKY
- a CDS encoding response regulator; translated protein: MSAPETPEPPEDIAAASAGGDEHVPPQTTRVVIAEDEALIRLDLKEMLEEEGYTVVGEAGDGETAVRLAREHQPDLVIMDVKMPVLDGISAAEQIAADSIAPVLMLTAFSQRELVERARDAGAMAYLVKPFSKGDVVPAIEMAVSRYTELKTLEKEVVDLTQRLETRKLVDRAKSVLQTEYGLSEPAAFRWIQKTSMDRRLSMQQVAEAVIEDDAEKKAKKKQG